From Nicotiana tabacum cultivar K326 chromosome 22, ASM71507v2, whole genome shotgun sequence, one genomic window encodes:
- the LOC142175818 gene encoding uncharacterized protein LOC142175818: protein MVAIMEPFVDKRKIDVPNGKIWLFCSHNWPISVRDTDDQQITIKVANGTGNKNIWIKTVYAKCTTVERKDLWDAIDNLNMVIDGPRCIGGDFNVIWDSNEKVGGKPHRAYKSLDFINCLNNCGMIDIGYIGSIYTWCNNKIPGKRIWKRLDRVFVNNDWDHIFQNNTVKHLPRIGSDHRPLLIQISGNPMWRLQSKLKLLTRRLSEWSREFVKDINEHVANWEAEMHALEEDDSILDCIPHRINDKDNDILTAMPYEEEIKGAVFTVSSYSLAGTDVVMEDKLIQPLPANSTLAQIKVHLDEKTKKYKAKTIIQNLVADSIFYKIIAYETAKEAWKTLKQEYQGSERGRQNQILNLKRDFESLRMQDDETIAKVPKINHLAYADDLMIFTGGNNKSVKFIMKQISNYENASGQLVNRNKSFFITVPRASPSRINRMRNATGFMDKNFPFNYLGCPIYIGRKKIIYFDAMVDKVDKRLSGWQGKILSVGRRMVLIKYVLQSMHIYTLFAMSPPKETLTLLEKYFANFFWGDSGDEEISLEFLEKVMSA from the exons ATGGTTGCCATCATGGAACCATTTGTAGATAAGAGGAAAATTGATGTACCAAATGGAAAAATTTGGTTATTTTGCTCTCACAACTGGCCTATTTCAGTTCGAGATACTGATGATCAACAGATCACCATCAAAGTGGCTAATGGTACTGGGAATAAAAACATTTGGATCAAAACTGTTTATGCCAAATGCACAACAGTTGAGAGAAAGGACCTATGGGATGCTATTGATAACCTCAATATGGTGATTGATGGCCCTAGGTGCATTGGGGGTGACTTTAATGTCATTTGGGATTCAAATGAGAAAGTGGGAGGTAAGCCTCACAGGGCTTACAAGAGTTTAGATTTCATCAACTGCTTGAATAACTGTGGTATGATTGATATTGGCTATATTGGATCCATATATACGTGGTGCAATAATAAAATACCTGGGAAAAGAATCTGGAAAAGACTGGACAGAGTCTTTGTGAATAATGATTGGGATCACATTTTTCAGAACAACACAGTTAAGCATCTCCCTAGAATTGGCTCTGATCATAGGCCTCTTTTG ATACAAATTAGTGGAAATCCTATGTGGAGACTACAGTCCAAATTGAAATTGCTTACCAGAAGGCTAAGCGAATGGTCTAGAGAATTCGTCAAAGACATTAATGAACATGTTGCTAACTGGGAGGCAGAAATGCATGCTCTTGAGGAGG ATGATAGTATTCTGGATTGCATACCACATCGTATCAATGATAAGGACAACGACATTTTAACTGCAATGCCTTATGAGGAGGAGATCAAGGGGGCTGTTTTCACAGTGAGCTCCTACAGTTTAGCAGGGACAGATG TTGTAATGGAAGACAAACTTATACAACCACTTCCTGCAAATTCTACCCTTGCCCAAATCAAAGTTCATTTAGATGAGAAAACCAAAAAATACAAAGCCAAAACTATAATTCAAAATTTAGTTGCAGATTCAATCTTCTATAAAATCATTGCATATGAGACAGCAAAAGAAGCTTGGAAAACACTCAAACAAGAGTATCAAGGAAGTGAACGAGGCAGACaaaatcaaattttaaatttgaaaagagatttTGAATCTCTTAGAATGCAAGATGATGAGACCATCGCTAA GGTTCCAAAAATCAATCACTTGGCATATGCAGATGACCTCATGATCTTCACCGGAGGAAATAACAAATCTGTCAAATTTATTATGAAGCAAATTAGCAATTATGAAAATGCCTCAGGCCAATTGGTTAATAGAAATAAGAGTTTCTTTATCACTGTCCCAAGAGCCTCTCCTAGCAGGATTAATAGAATGAGGAATGCTACTGGCTTTATGGAcaaaaattttccttttaattatcTTGGATGCCCCATTTATATTGGTAGGAAAAAGATTATCTATTTTGATGCTATGGTGGATAAGGTGGATAAGAGACTTAGTGGATGGCAAGGCAAAATTTTGTCAGTTGGACGCAGGATGGTTCTCATCAAATATGTTCTGCAATCTATGCACATCTACACATTGTTTGCTATGAGTCCTCCTAAAGAAACTCTCACTTTGTTGGAAAAATATTTTGCCAACTTCTTTTGGGGTGATTCAGGGGACGAGGAAATATCACTGGAGTTCTTGGAGAAAGTTATGTCTGCCTAA